From Saimiri boliviensis isolate mSaiBol1 chromosome 9, mSaiBol1.pri, whole genome shotgun sequence, a single genomic window includes:
- the SSTR4 gene encoding somatostatin receptor type 4 → MSTPSTLPPGGEEGLDTAWPPATNASSAPVEEEEVVAARGGAGAAGMVAIQCIYALVCLVGLVGNALVIFVILRYAKMKTATNIYLLNLAVADELFMLSVPFVASSAALRHWPFGSVLCRAVLSVDGLNMFTSVFCLTVLSVDRYVAVVHPLRAATYRRPSVAKLINLGVWLASLLVTLPIAIFADTRPARGGEAVACNLHWPHPAWSAVFVVYTFLLGFLLPVLAIGLCYLLIVGKMRAVALRAGWQQRRRSEKKITRLVLMVVAVFVLCWMPFYVVQLLNLFVTSLDATVNHVSLILSYANSCANPILYGFLSDNFRRSFQRVLCLRCCLLEGAGGAEEEPLDYYATALKSRGGAGCMCPPLPCQQEPLQPEPSRKRIPFTRTTTF, encoded by the coding sequence ATGAGCACCCCCTCGACGCTGCCCCCTGGGGGCGAGGAAGGGCTGGACACTGCCTGGCCCCCGGCAACCAACGCCAGCAGCGCCccggtggaggaggaagaggtggtaGCCGCGCGCGGGGGCGCTGGGGCGGCGGGCATGGTCGCCATCCAGTGCATCTACGCGCTGGTTTGCCTGGTGGGGCTGGTGGGCAACGCCCTGGTCATCTTCGTGATCCTTCGCTACGCCAAGATGAAGACGGCTACCAACATCTACCTGCTCAACCTGGCGGTCGCCGACGAGCTCTTCATGCTGAGCGTGCCCTTCGTGGCCTCGTCCGCCGCCCTGCGCCACTGGCCCTTCGGCTCCGTGCTGTGCCGCGCGGTGCTCAGCGTCGACGGCCTCAACATGTTCACGAGCGTCTTCTGTCTCACCGTGCTCAGCGTGGACCGCTACGTAGCCGTGGTGCACCCTCTGCGCGCGGCGACCTACCGGCGGCCCAGTGTGGCCAAGCTCATCAACCTGGGCGTGTGGCTGGCGTCCCTGCTGGTCACTCTCCCCATCGCCATCTTCGCAGACACCAGACCGGCTCGTGGCGGCGAGGCCGTGGCCTGCAACCTGCACTGGCCACACCCGGCCTGGTCGGCAGTCTTCGTGGTCTACACTTTCCTGCTGGGCTTCCTGCTGCCCGTGCTGGCCATCGGCCTGTGCTACCTGCTCATCGTGGGCAAGATGCGCGCCGTGGCCCTGCGCGCTGGCTGGCAGCAGCGCAGGCGCTCTGAGAAGAAGATCACCAGGCTGGTGCTGATGGTCGTGGCCGTCTTTGTGCTTTGCTGGATGCCTTTCTATGTGGTGCAGCTGCTGAACCTCTTCGTGACCAGCCTTGATGCCACCGTCAACCACGTGTCCCTCATCCTCAGCTATGCCAACAGCTGCGCCAACCCCATTCTCTACGGTTTCCTCTCCGACAACTTCCGCCGATCCTTCCAGCGAGTTCTGTGCCTGCGCTGCTGCCTCCTGGAAGGTGCTGGCGGGGCTGAGGAGGAGCCCCTGGACTACTATGCCACTGCTCTCAAGAGCAGAGGTGGGGCAGGGTGCATGTGCCCCCCGCTTCCCTGCCAGCAGGAGCCCCTGCAACCAGAACCCAGCCGCAAGCGCATTCCCTTCACCAGGACCACCACCTTCTGA